tcgacgCTTTCCTCATTTCAAAAATGCACGTTTGTAAAAATccggaatttttttatttcgcccCTTTGTGATGATAaggcaaaaaaatttttaataaattatgagataaatatttcgttttcGTGAGGACCCCTGGTTTTGATTTGCTTGTCAAACATGGGATCACGGCCCATGCATGCATGCCTTTTAATGTAGAGTGGATCCAGGTGTTTATACCTGCCTTTTAAGATGCACCGGAGCAAACAAATTATATGCACATCAAGACAAAGTTGATTTGTTATCACGCGAGCGCAGTCAATTTGTTGCTTGATTGGAATTTCCAGCCTGAACCTCAAAGGCCTTTCTCCTCACACGTAGAGCGGTCATAAACCCGAGGAAATCGTGTAAATCACGATTTTATGGCGAATCGCGACGTTTCCTCGCCGCTCCACTCCAATTACAATAAAAGCAAGCCGAATATATATGCATACACACGTACATAATTAATCGGTCGGCAGTGAAAACGAGACCGTAAAACGACGCACAGCACAAAGTGTGTAAAATGTGTCTCAAAAACGACAGGGAAAAAGCAGATCGAGTGAGGCCGACTTTTCCGCTTTAATGCTCTGCAGCTCGTTGACTTCTCTGATTGAGTCGAAACTTTGATAGAATTGCGCGCGCGTCTGTGCGGGTAAAAAGCGGCTTCAATTGCTAGTATGCGCGATTTTCCGCCGTCGTCTCTTGACAAATGATTAATTGCAAACACCTTTTGCGCCGATTCGTTCTAGTTTTTAGACGGAAATTAAGAGAAACCCCTATTTTTTGTCCTCTGAGGTCAATGGAAGAAAATACAttgaactcaattttttaaggtttttctgtgtatcatttaaatttaggaaatgTTATCAAGTGGTATAAAttaccaataaaatttcaaaacaaattatatattttagctCTTGCATTTTAAACCGTGTGAAGTTTTTTCTGGAAATGTTGAATTATGCTGATATTTGCATTCTAAACCTTCACACCGAATTTGTTATCGAGTTTTCGCCTAAATAGCTAATTTAATGCAACAAAGCACGGATTAACAAGCATTTTAGCGGTCTGCTCTCTTCAAAATATGCGGGAAAGCTAattaagatataaaaattcgtATGCAACCAACCAAGCAGATTAAAACtgtattctaaataaattgtttgctcAGCGCAGACTTTTCAGAGACGTGTTCATgctcaaattgatttatacGAACACAGCTTCGCTCACGTAATGGTCCTGCTGCGAGAGCTTTGAgaggataaattaattaaagtcgAGAGACACGCAAAAGTAATTAAGCCGATTTACGGCCATTTGGCGTGATTTCAACTTTGACTCGACGGAGCAGAGAGAAAAGCGTGCAATTTCAGTCGTTAACATCGCGCAGCTTGAGAGAGGAATAAGtatttacagaaaattgaaGACGCCCTTCAAAACTGCGCTGAAcggtgatttaatttaattattttccgatACTTGTTGGAAGGCTCGATGGCTGAAAAAAAGGAACGTGTCTCGTCGGAATGTTGACAAACGAGATGCGAATGAGCCGGTCAGAGCAAATCTGCCGTTTTTCGGAAGAAGCTGTCGCTTTGTTTCGGTTTTCGGCGTAATCACCTACATGACAGTTGCCCGTCAATTTCTGGGAACATTGCAAATCACACGACCGATTTCGTGTAAGTTGAGTACTGCTTTTAGATGTGGGCACAATTTACCATACACCAAACATGTTCaagagtaatttaattgtttcatgATAATTTCTCTCGGGTTTTTCAGGTtcgtagaaaataaattcaatttattgataGTAAAATTTGTGTTCCAAGCTGTagattattttgtgaaaaatgcgaatggagcaatttttaacaaaaatatggacgtggtaaaaataatgaatcaCGTATCCACCTCCACTTATAAATTTcagcattatttattctaaatctCGTATCAAGATGAAGACTTTTTGatgtatgaattttaaattcaaataccGTCGTAAAAAATGCGTAATGAGAGTGTACATACGTGGTGCCtgtataataaaatgcaaagtgAGCCGGAATGTGAGATTAGCTCGCAACGCCGGGAAAAGTGAACTGTGGCCATTTGCATCAATTACTTGCTTTTTGTTTATGCTCCCAATGCTGGGGAGGAGCATAAAAAAGGAGATGTTTGTGCCCCGCAGCCCGGCGGAACTCAGGTGATTTACGCAAATTGTTTTGAcggccgcgcgcgttttaCGATTGGCAAGGCTGAATATTTGTATTTCTTGCACGTCTGTGGCTAATTGAAATTCTGAACCTGAACCTGAACTCTGGTGACCCGCGAAACATGTGATTTGGACCCAAAAGTTGGAATTTAATGATTcaggaaagaaaaagaagttttcactttcaaggaaaaataagtaaaatgcAACATTCGTATTTGTTTATATGGttttataatcattttaaaaattctacgaataaataatatatcttTTCAGTTAATGGTTTCCAAGAAGTCTAACCATATCTGAGATAAGCGTCTTGAGAAAAAAGTCTACAAACGATTTTAAATAGTGAACGTGAACGGACAagaattttaccaaatttttccACGCAGAGATTGAAAGTTTTATAGCcgtaaaacaaaacaaactatGCAGGTCTGCGCCGATTTCGAATTAGAAAATCCTCGTCAATCACAAGTTAAACGGAGCAGAATGGATGTAAATTTAACGACTCTGGTTAAGATCAAGTTCTAGTTATAGTTGCTGCCGATCTTAGAAAGGTGAGGATATCCACGGATGATAATTAAACGTCAGCAGCAGATATGACGAGCAAATAAAACTGATAATAATTGgttgtgaaaataattgacaACATGCGGAAGAGTGCTTGTTTGCAGTCGCGAGAGTAAATGTTTTGACAGCCAGCATGACAGGGTTGTCAATTAGGTAGCCATCAATTACTCGAGCACACACGTCAACCGcttaattaagatttaaatcgaaaagaaaatatatacaattgCGAGTGACATATAATACCTACTTAAAATTCTGATTCTTGGAAGAATCATCGGGCCTCTAGCTACTTTCGTTATTGGGAACTATAACGACCTTGCTCACAATAGGGCGACCCCGTGCTGAGCACATAGTAATAGCTAGTGCTAAATAAAGTCCGGCCACCACCTGTATTTTTCCCTTTATCTAGGGATTTCTCTAGAGAAACGAAGCCCAGCGTGACATTGTGGCCGAACCTGACAGCAAAATTTCCCCCTCACCCTTTTACAACTAAGCGAGGATCTTTTGTTCGCATTTTGTAAATAGAAAAACGTGCTCGTatacaatttacatttttgtttgggTCAAATTCTCTTtacaaaagatattttttccataaattgtTAACCAGGTAAAACTTGTCTGAACCTGCACACTTTAGAAATATGCAGGAACACGTTAGGACCTGCGTTAAACCTGATCAGTACGAAAAGAATCGCTAAATTTGCATCAttgtgaaaacaaaaaaggcatATGAAgcgaagcaataaaataaatacacacacatacgcaattcatgaatttaaaataaatgaatggcTATTAAACTTGCGAAATGAAATGCAGATCAAAGATAAgtgacaaacaaaataaatatattttttatttacttagtGTTATTTCGACTAATTTGCTCGAACAGTTTTGTCAAATTATTCACGAGACATTTAttgaagtgatttttttcaagagcTCCTCCTGAATTTACAAATCAAAActtgattatattttgttcaattcaaCCATTTCTCTTTTTGAAGTATTTGATGTTAAGAAAATATGACAACccagaatttttcaataaaaattgtttgttttaattcatttttgcgtTCAGAcacaatttcaaacaaaattctaTATATGTTCATGGCATTTATTAGTcactaaaatctaaaaaatcaatcaaaagaaaaatcctttCGATTGACACTTTGTACATAAtgtcaaagagaaaattatttcaggacATTTGATTCAGTTTTTTCAGTTCAAAGTATTACGAATTATAAACTAAGCAACAAATCTATTGTTGTCAAACTTATTGTAATCATGTCAATACTAAAGtgaaataattgtattatttgcCATCACATTTAGGCTGCATTCCAACCCCCCATTCACCACCAATAGGGCAACAACTCGGCGTTTTTCACCACAAAAACCAAGTATTATACCGTTTTGCACTTACCTCTGATGCAGGGTTCTCTCCAAAGTTGTATTCCGCCGATCACCGGCTTCTTGTCGCCACAAAATCCGTGCcgaaattctgatttttggTGTGGGCGCGCACGACCAAACAAGCCGCGTTCACGAACGAAACCATGTGAACGACACAAACATGCATTCGTTGCCCCTTGTTCCCTCTCCCTCTCCGTTCCTAGTAGTCCTCCCCTTCACCTGACGAGATAAAGGGCCGCACTTCAGCAGGTGTCAGCACCGCTCGGCTCTTAATAAGTTGCGACCTTCACCAAAATACTATTGCCAGATctgtatgcaacctgcgttaCATGTCTGTTGGAATGGCGAAGCAGCATCCGTGAGGAATCTGGTGATTCACAAGAACCTTTGGCTTCTGGTTTATAGTTatcaatacaatttttaattttaccagtGTTTAAATTCGCGTTTTATGTAACAAATGTAAATCCAATCTAATCACGTATACAGCCTGAATTTTTGCACGGTGTCTCGGTTTTTGAACGCACTGAATCTTCATATAAATGCTACGCATAGTGAAGCTTCTATTAGTGGTTATAAATgcatttatcgattttttatttttttaaagaaactcaCCTAAGATGgggtaaaatgtaaaatgaagtctaatcatgagttaattttagaattaataattagatcATGAGTAGAGGCGTATGGtcttatttggaaatttttggatataataattattattaaattgaaaattcagacACATGCTATTAAAAAGGAACAAACAGAAATTAAAGACTGaatttcacttgatttttttttaatttggaaattatgaattaaacaACACATGAATTAATCAAGCTCCTCTGCGCATAAAGATTGAAATGCACTGTGGCCGCAATGGCTCCAgcaattgaatgaatttagTATAGGGTTTACTtagttagttttattttttcttaccactaaaatattataattcaaACCAATATTAACAACGTGGTAGTTTTACTGCATAAAATCTGCAATCAATGTCGAGATGACGTAACTTGTTTTTGTAAAGTCATTTTGACAGGCAAAGGtgggttttaaaaatttgtttaaacgCAGTTATTTGAAACTTATGGTTTTGTTGAACCATTTAACTGAGCAACGGTCAACCattgataaatttgtttattatccACGGTCAAATTTTCTCATCCTCCTATTTGAATGCTTTGATAgcgaatttttgaaattgctcaCTTGACCCTGGCAATTGTTACAATTAGCTGCGATCCACTTGTCAAAGCTGGCAACCCTGGTGAATACCTCAGGGTCTCTTGACGTGCAGCCCCTTGCTGACCCGTAGGACACGAGTCCAACTTGCACCATCACATTCTGTTGCTCGTCCGTCACCATCATAGGACCGCCACTGTCACcctgttggaaaaattttcattctcaaAATTATCCTATTTTTGAGCATTAGTGTTTATGTGTGAATAGCTTTTGTGTTCGAAGCCAACAACAgtggatattaattttaatacagaTTACGCTCTGTTTATGCGTCCACTCTTGTTGATGAAATACAAGTTTTTTATCTGTCGCGGAAGAAAAAAGACAAcgagaagatttttttatgatgGAATGAGTGCTTTCAGTTGCAcatattttggtttccagcaaatgcagtgattttatttctcgTCTAGAATGGATAGTGCAGAAATCAGATTTAAAGCACAGTGGAATGGCCACGAAACTTGCAAATCGGCTGCGATTTTGTACGGAACATGTGAAGATCATGGCAATTAcaggatttaatttcatttttggtcaCATCAAGTAACAAAAACAATGTGAGAAGGGTGAGCGCTCTGACCTGGCAGGTGGCCGTGCCGGCTGTACCCTGAGAACAGATGTGAGCATTTGTGAAGCTTGCGGCACCATAAGAGTTGATgcatttggaatttttctgtATAATAAGATCGGTCATCCTGAGAACAGGACTGATGTCAGCCTCTgttcaaaaagatttttaagatCACTTGAAAAAGTAACACATTTAACGCTCACTGTCAGAGGTTTTGCCCCAGCCAGCTACGGTGACGGATGTACCCTGCTTCAGTATTCTTGCAGTTTGAGCTTTTGTTGCCAATTTCACCAAGCTAATAAATTcttcaatttgtaattaattagttttcccCTCCCatcaagaaataaaactaaacCTGTTATTTCTACCGgtcgatttaaataaattatagcaATGTCGTTTCTCATGGTGTccatgttaaaatttttatgaaccGCTTTGGAGTTACTAGTCCTTGAAGCGGTGCCTCTTTCGTACTTAGTTCTCACCTCCGCGCCGAAAACCAAGCTGAACGTGTtgaatctttaaaaataagtataaaaatttgaaatttatccaTCGCATAGAAAGGGAAAATTACCCAACCGCACAGTGCGCGGCGGTAAGGACGTGGGAGCGAGAAATTAGCGATCCTCCGCAAAAGCTGACGTCGTCCATTACAATGCCCACTAGGTAAGGAAAATCCCCACGTCTCGCTTTTCGACCTCTTACGATTCGGGCTGCAATCGCCACTGTTCCTTCCTGTCCATCTAATTACACCATTTTAAGAGTCAAAGGAAAATTAGTTTAGTGAATAGACTGAAGAGAGAATATCAGTTCGATCAAATTTTAggtctttttttataaaacccGATTCTCTCCTCATAACAGAGCAGTGTAAAAGAATGCATGATCTCGACGCTCAACAGaaagttaaattcaaattaaattattagcaaGGACTGCACTCTTACtgtaatcaaataaaaaactagaCTCAAGTAATacaatttatcattatttgaTCGGCTTCTTACTCCCATTTTTCTGCACTCATGGGATTTTGTGCATTCGAATCTACCTGAACTTTGAGGACTAAAGATAAAGAATATGTTTTtctaaatgatatttttaaaaaatgcaataaatatatctTGCCTCCATGTTGGGTTCCGTTTAATATGGGCATCGTTTTGCGCacccttttaatttccaccttGGACGGTGGAGACACCTCCCTCAGGTCAGTGTTAATGATCGACCCTTCCACCGCCACCTGTAGCTATCTACCGATATAATAAATCGAGATTGTTATGGAGTTCTCACAGTGAGGGTGACAAAAAGggcaatcaaaattattttcatcgctCGTCCACATTGACACAGCTGGCAAGTAGTGGGTCGCATTCGCCGTCAGATTCGCGCAGTGTTTTCCGACCTTCACTTACATTTTCAACACATCATGGCCGCTCTTTCCTGTCCAACAAATTTATAACGAAGAACAACGACCGGCAGTATTCCAACAGTTAAATATTCGTGTGACCAAGCTGGTCTGCCGGAACGAAACTTAGGGTAGTTTTGAAAGGTTTTACGACTGTGGCAATCTGTGAAACATTTTaagcatttcttt
The nucleotide sequence above comes from Cloeon dipterum chromosome X, ieCloDipt1.1, whole genome shotgun sequence. Encoded proteins:
- the LOC135946504 gene encoding brachyurin-like isoform X2; protein product: MRPTTCQLCQCGRAMKIILIALFVTLTVAVEGSIINTDLREVSPPSKVEIKRVRKTMPILNGTQHGDGQEGTVAIAARIVRGRKARRGDFPYLVGIVMDDVSFCGGSLISRSHVLTAAHCAVGFNTFSLVFGAEVRTKYERGTASRTSNSKAVHKNFNMDTMRNDIAIIYLNRPVEITEFISLVKLATKAQTARILKQGTSVTVAGWGKTSDKADISPVLRMTDLIIQKNSKCINSYGAASFTNAHICSQGTAGTATCQGDSGGPMMVTDEQQNVMVQVGLVSYGSARGCTSRDPEVFTRVASFDKWIAANCNNCQGQVSNFKNSLSKHSNRRMRKFDRG
- the LOC135946504 gene encoding brachyurin-like isoform X1 — encoded protein: MRPTTCQLCQCGRAMKIILIALFVTLTLQVAVEGSIINTDLREVSPPSKVEIKRVRKTMPILNGTQHGDGQEGTVAIAARIVRGRKARRGDFPYLVGIVMDDVSFCGGSLISRSHVLTAAHCAVGFNTFSLVFGAEVRTKYERGTASRTSNSKAVHKNFNMDTMRNDIAIIYLNRPVEITEFISLVKLATKAQTARILKQGTSVTVAGWGKTSDKADISPVLRMTDLIIQKNSKCINSYGAASFTNAHICSQGTAGTATCQGDSGGPMMVTDEQQNVMVQVGLVSYGSARGCTSRDPEVFTRVASFDKWIAANCNNCQGQVSNFKNSLSKHSNRRMRKFDRG